AGCAACTGGTTTTAACTTCTGACTTCTGTACAGACGTAGCACTGCTACGTCTGTACGACTGACTTCTGACTTCTGCTATAGCTTTATCGTTCTCAAGCCCTCTCCGTATCTCCGCGTCACCGCGTCACCGTGTCCAAAAAAACCATCTAAGGTAAAAAGTCTACCCTTGTAAGTCGGTTCCTCAGCCCTACTTAGACCAAGCGGGATGAGAAAATAAGGCAGCAATTACCCGTACACCGCGAAGCTGATTAGACAGAGGTAAATGACCTGTAGGAGCCGACAAATCCCAAATAAACTCTTGAGGATAACGAGTCCAATTATTACCTTGCTTCCAACCAATTTTGCTCCACAATTTTTCCCAGTTTTTCCCTCCTCCCAACCATAATTCTCGCTGGACAGAAAACCCAAATTTTCCTTGGGAGTGTAAGAACCACAATGAGTTAATTGTTTGCAGATCGCTAGCGGGAATGTTATCTATCTCGGTAAAATATAACCACTTTCTTTGAATGGCTTCAGAACCAGCTAATTGACACAGTTTTTGTAAAGTCAAGCGATCTGCTTGCTGAAAATCTTGTTCTGCTAATAACTGTTGCAAATCGCTATAGTCTAATCCCCGGTCTGATACTAGAGGAACTAAGCCTGTAGGAAAGTTACTGATGAGAAATTCCTGAGTTTTTGGCGTTTTAGCCGCATATAAAGCTTGATACACCATTCCCTGAACTAGGGTGACAGCAGATCCGCGATCGGTTGGTAAAAACTCCATTAAAACATCCCAACCAGACTCTCCTAGCTCTATTAGTTCGGGAATCATTTGCTTTTGCTGTTTTTCTGAAGCCCTAGCAAATTGAGAGGGTAGGGCATCTACTTGGTTAGAATTGTTGGGCAGCACGGTTGTAGGCTCGTTCATGTAGCGATTGGTTGCGACTTAATATATTTGCTTGATAGACGTAGCAGTGCTGCGTCTGTACAGATGAAGATCTAATTTCCAGGATAAGATCGCCATAGGTAAGAATTGTAGAGCGATCGCCTAAAAGATCCCAAATGGGTTCTATAAATCTTAGACAAGTCTCGTCATTGCTTCTGACTTAATTGGGAGCATGGGAATAGTTATCCCTAAAATGCTTCTGACTTCTGACTTCATTTACGTCTCTTCATGATGACTTTCTGGCTGGCGATAGCCATTTTCATAGGCAAATCTGACCAACTGAGAACGATTTTCTAATTGCAGTTTATCGAGGATATTGCTGATATGAGTTTGTACGGTGCGAGGACTAATAAATAACCGTTCGCTGATTTGTTTGTTGGTAAAACCTTGAATTACCTCCCAGAAAACTCGGATTTCGGCGGGCGTTAACGGTAAATCTTCTTTTGGTTCGCTAGTATAACTCCCTGATTCGGAATCTTGCTGTTTTGATGGGTCATTTGCAGTTTCACTAGTGTTAGCATTTGCCAGTTTTGCCTGCTGCATTAAACGCACCATTTCTGAGTGAATTCGGCGCGATCGCTCCAATTGCGCCTCAATTTTCGCCATCAGTTCTCTCGGTTCAAATGGCTTGGTTAAATAGTCATCTGCCCCCATAGAATGCCCTTGAATCCGGTCTTCTACCTCTCCTTTGGCTGAAAGAAAGATAAATGGCACTAATTGCCCCGAACGACTAGCTCTGAGGCGACGACAAAACTCTAGACCGTTCATTTTGGGCATCATTACATCAGATACTACCAAATCTGGAGGGTCTTCGCTAAACATAGTTAGTCCTTCTAATCCAGAACTGGCAACTTTGACCATGTAACCATTTTTGGCTAAGAAACGGGTCAATATAGTTTGTAAAGTTCGGTCATCATCAACCACTAAAATTTTTTTCACCCTAACTTCCCCAAGCACCTAATTAATTATGGAATTTAAAACAATAGCTTTCTTTATAGAACCATACATAATATCTTTTATCGAGTATTCAGATTTGTGGAGTCATTCCCTTTTTGAGCTACCAAATTCCGAAATTCGGCGTTGATTGAGTCAGCGATGTTACCGATCTGTTATGAGTTCTATATCACACGATAGACTTGTCGGTAAATAGAAGATAGAATGCTGGCAATTCAGTCTCTCTCAAGGTTTCAGTCATCCCCGATTGGGCGTTGCTGGAACTATGACTGCATCAGCTTTTCAGCAATTTTAGTTCTTATTTGCCAGCATTTTCCTATGTACGAACAGCTTAATCCACCAGAAACAGGGGAAAGAATAGTTTTTCAAGATGGCGAACCCATAGTTCCAGATAATCCTATCATCCCTTTTATTCGGGGAGATGGCACGGGGATAGATATTTGGCCAGCAGCACAAAAGGTCTTTGATGCAGCAATCCAGCAAGCTTATGGAGGAAAAAGGCAAATCTCTTGGTTTAAAATCTATGCTGGTGACGAAGCTTGTGAAAAATACGGCACTTATCAGTATTTACCAGCAGATACTCTATCGGCGATTAAAGAGTATGGAGTAGCGATTAAAGGTCCGTTAACAACTCCTATAGGCGGCGGAATTCGGTCTTTAAATGTGGCTTTGCGGCAAATCCACGACTTATATGCTTGCGTGCGTCCTTGTCAGTATTATGCTGGAACCCCATCACCCCACAAGTACCCAGAAAAACTAGATGTGATTATCTATCGGGAAAACACGGAAGATATATATTTGGGAATTGAGTGGCGACAAGGAAGCGAGATAGGCGATCGCTTGATTAAAATACTCAACGAAGACCTGATTCCGGCGACTCCAGAGCATAAAAACAAGCAAATTCCCCTAGATTCAGGGATTGGGATTAAACCTATCAGTAAAAAAGGTTCTCAAAGATTAGTCCGTCGCGCGATTCAACACGCCCTGAGACTCCCCAAAGCCAAGCAGATGGTCACCTTGGTGCATAAGGGAAATATTATGAAATATACGGAAGGGGCTTTTCGAGATTGGGGTTATGAGATCGCAACTACAGAGTTTCGCGAAGTGTGCGTCACGGAAAGGGAATCGTGGATTTTGGGTAATAAAGAGAAAAATCCAGCACTCTCTACAGCCGATAATGCCCGTTTAATTGAACCTGGATATGATAGTCTACCTCCAGAGAAACAAGGGGCTATTAACGGGGAAGTAGAGCAGGTTCTAGCCAACATTTGGGAGACTCACGGTCAAGGTCAATGGCAAGATAAAGTCATGGTTAACGATCGCATTGCTGATAGTATCTTCCAACAAATTCAAACTAGACCAGATGAATACTCGATTTTGGCGACGATGAACCTGAATGGAGATTACTTGTCAGATGCTGCGGCGGCGATCGTAGGAGGCTTAGGAATGGGACCTGGAGCCAATATTGGCGATACTTGTGCTATTTTTGAAGCTA
The Merismopedia glauca CCAP 1448/3 genome window above contains:
- a CDS encoding response regulator transcription factor, which gives rise to MKKILVVDDDRTLQTILTRFLAKNGYMVKVASSGLEGLTMFSEDPPDLVVSDVMMPKMNGLEFCRRLRASRSGQLVPFIFLSAKGEVEDRIQGHSMGADDYLTKPFEPRELMAKIEAQLERSRRIHSEMVRLMQQAKLANANTSETANDPSKQQDSESGSYTSEPKEDLPLTPAEIRVFWEVIQGFTNKQISERLFISPRTVQTHISNILDKLQLENRSQLVRFAYENGYRQPESHHEET
- a CDS encoding GUN4 domain-containing protein — its product is MNEPTTVLPNNSNQVDALPSQFARASEKQQKQMIPELIELGESGWDVLMEFLPTDRGSAVTLVQGMVYQALYAAKTPKTQEFLISNFPTGLVPLVSDRGLDYSDLQQLLAEQDFQQADRLTLQKLCQLAGSEAIQRKWLYFTEIDNIPASDLQTINSLWFLHSQGKFGFSVQRELWLGGGKNWEKLWSKIGWKQGNNWTRYPQEFIWDLSAPTGHLPLSNQLRGVRVIAALFSHPAWSK
- a CDS encoding NADP-dependent isocitrate dehydrogenase gives rise to the protein MYEQLNPPETGERIVFQDGEPIVPDNPIIPFIRGDGTGIDIWPAAQKVFDAAIQQAYGGKRQISWFKIYAGDEACEKYGTYQYLPADTLSAIKEYGVAIKGPLTTPIGGGIRSLNVALRQIHDLYACVRPCQYYAGTPSPHKYPEKLDVIIYRENTEDIYLGIEWRQGSEIGDRLIKILNEDLIPATPEHKNKQIPLDSGIGIKPISKKGSQRLVRRAIQHALRLPKAKQMVTLVHKGNIMKYTEGAFRDWGYEIATTEFREVCVTERESWILGNKEKNPALSTADNARLIEPGYDSLPPEKQGAINGEVEQVLANIWETHGQGQWQDKVMVNDRIADSIFQQIQTRPDEYSILATMNLNGDYLSDAAAAIVGGLGMGPGANIGDTCAIFEATHGTAPKYAGLDRVNPGSVILSGVMMLEFMGWQEAADLIKTGIGKAIAERQVTYDLARMMNPPVEPALKCSEFADAIIARMS